The following are encoded together in the Bombus affinis isolate iyBomAffi1 unplaced genomic scaffold, iyBomAffi1.2 ctg00000981.1, whole genome shotgun sequence genome:
- the LOC126928477 gene encoding protein FAM133-like, giving the protein MGLGADKVALQKKNTDSKKEEEEVKIEKGTFVKIIAGKQNTKKYEEYKDKESKGLKQKMDRKRSMSPDPEDGEDGDKSSNKRKKIGSTMQNKNKYDKVGDKKSERRKRRSESNDDSDSDSEKKRRRERSNSNSNDSYKLKRLKKSKKRKKHDCSSERSSKKHKKKGKEREKVRDKKPRDYADRKKHKRRERSRSRSFSRQ; this is encoded by the exons atgggtcttggagcagacaaagtagcattgcagaagaaaaatacagattccaaaaaagaagaggaagaagttaaaatcgagaaaggaacatttgtgaaaattatagctggaaaacaaa atacaaaaaagtatgaggaatataaggacaaggaatccaagggactcaagcaaaagatggatagaaaaagatcaatgtcccctgaccccgaagacggtgaagatggtgacaaaagtagtaataaaagaaagaaaatcggaagtacgatgcagaataagaacaagtatgataaagtgggggataaaaaatcagaaagacgaaaaaggcgctccgaatctaatgatgacagcgatagtgattctgaaaagaagagacgaagagaaagaagtaactctaatagtaatgattcttataaattaaaaagattgaagaagtcaaagaaacgtaagaagcacgattgctcgtctgaaagatcaagtaagaaacataaaaagaaaggcaaagaaagagaaaaagttagagataagaaacccagagattatgcagacagaaagaaacacaaaagacgagaaagatcaagatctcgatcatttagtaggcagtaa